A DNA window from Fibrobacter sp. UWB4 contains the following coding sequences:
- a CDS encoding RNA methyltransferase, which produces MSEPKDLETLLARVTERRRELLTSVVNRRTRHFCMVLEDLFDPHNISAVIRTAEVFGLQDVHIIEEDNAYSVNKSILKGSYKWMSLYLYKKRMLCMEKLREKGYKIAVASTNTTNSVLDLDLSQPMAFYLGSEFHGNHPDTLAHADYEFKLPQYGITESMNVSVAGGVLMTYLDVFMQKEGREKFALPQAERDALLLDWLDRHVNGIETNSPIVRVEG; this is translated from the coding sequence ATGAGTGAACCTAAGGATTTGGAAACTTTACTTGCTCGTGTTACGGAACGCCGCCGCGAACTCCTGACTTCTGTTGTGAATCGCCGTACGCGTCATTTCTGCATGGTGCTTGAAGATTTGTTTGACCCGCACAATATTTCTGCCGTGATTCGCACCGCCGAAGTATTTGGTCTCCAGGATGTTCACATCATTGAAGAAGACAATGCCTACAGCGTGAACAAGTCTATATTGAAGGGTTCCTACAAGTGGATGAGCCTTTATCTGTACAAGAAGCGCATGCTCTGCATGGAAAAGCTTCGCGAAAAGGGTTACAAGATTGCTGTTGCTAGCACGAATACGACGAACTCCGTGCTTGACCTGGATTTGAGCCAGCCGATGGCTTTCTACCTGGGCAGCGAGTTCCATGGAAACCACCCGGATACGCTTGCCCATGCGGACTATGAATTTAAGCTCCCGCAGTACGGCATTACGGAATCGATGAACGTCTCTGTTGCTGGTGGCGTGTTGATGACTTATCTTGACGTGTTCATGCAGAAAGAGGGCCGTGAAAAGTTTGCGCTCCCGCAGGCGGAAAGGGACGCCTTGTTGCTCGACTGGCTGGACCGCCATGTGAACGGCATCGAGACGAACAGCCCCATCGTGAGGGTTGAAGGGTAG
- a CDS encoding MlaD family protein produces MKKNTALYFSVGLVVLLAIFILIFGMIFLNEKDLRETFDVYHLRFTQVSTLVLDDPVKINGVKLGRVESIELAGHRVVVTVRLKSNVKIPKDSEIRVQNIGIMGERQIGMILGDSEEYYVPGDTITGQFDAGIAEALGLAGEVCDSTKVLLEAVKTALNGTIANPDFQDRFKTLLVKAENLEDRLMSLVVTTDPQLKKSLANLNKVTVKVNELVDGVKEPINGLFAGTDKVMGNANQLISELEGVTRHLDGLIAKVQAKMDSKDNTVGILLNDRQLHDDLVKTVHSADSLFKIILQDGLDINVDFF; encoded by the coding sequence ATGAAAAAGAATACCGCTTTATATTTCTCTGTCGGACTTGTCGTTCTTTTGGCCATTTTCATTTTGATATTTGGCATGATTTTCTTGAACGAGAAGGATCTGCGTGAAACTTTTGATGTGTACCATTTGCGCTTTACGCAGGTGAGTACGCTTGTCTTGGATGACCCTGTCAAGATCAATGGTGTTAAACTTGGTCGCGTTGAATCCATCGAACTTGCGGGGCACCGCGTTGTTGTGACGGTTCGCCTTAAATCGAACGTGAAAATCCCGAAGGATTCAGAAATTCGTGTTCAGAATATCGGCATCATGGGCGAACGCCAGATTGGCATGATTCTCGGCGATTCTGAAGAATACTATGTGCCGGGCGATACAATCACGGGCCAGTTCGATGCGGGCATTGCCGAAGCGCTTGGCCTTGCCGGTGAAGTTTGTGATTCGACGAAGGTGCTTCTGGAAGCGGTAAAGACTGCCTTGAACGGGACGATTGCCAACCCGGATTTTCAGGACCGCTTCAAGACGCTCCTCGTGAAGGCCGAAAATCTTGAAGATCGCCTGATGTCGCTTGTGGTAACGACTGATCCGCAGCTCAAGAAGAGCCTTGCGAACTTGAACAAGGTGACCGTCAAGGTGAACGAACTTGTTGATGGCGTCAAGGAACCGATCAACGGCCTCTTTGCCGGGACGGACAAGGTTATGGGAAATGCCAACCAGCTTATCTCTGAACTGGAAGGTGTCACCAGGCACTTGGATGGTCTGATCGCGAAAGTGCAGGCTAAGATGGATTCGAAGGACAATACCGTTGGTATCTTGCTGAATGATAGACAGCTGCACGACGATCTTGTCAAGACGGTACATTCTGCGGACAGTCTGTTCAAGATCATCCTCCAGGATGGCCTTGATATAAATGTGGATTTTTTCTGA
- a CDS encoding HPr family phosphocarrier protein — MITKLFTVSNKLGIHARPAGMIVDITGQAKSDVSIVFDGSKANAKSILNVMMLAIPAGSEVKFEIDGEDEELVVQQLEKLFDDHFNEEPC; from the coding sequence ATGATTACAAAGTTATTTACTGTTTCCAACAAACTGGGCATCCATGCTCGTCCGGCCGGTATGATTGTTGATATCACGGGTCAGGCCAAAAGCGACGTGTCCATTGTATTTGATGGGTCCAAGGCCAATGCGAAGAGCATCCTTAATGTGATGATGCTTGCTATCCCGGCTGGTTCCGAAGTGAAATTCGAAATCGATGGCGAGGATGAAGAGTTAGTCGTTCAGCAGTTGGAAAAGCTTTTTGATGACCACTTCAACGAAGAACCCTGCTGA
- the ptsP gene encoding phosphoenolpyruvate--protein phosphotransferase produces the protein MTTSTKNPADFVAKAPDESSRKSPRTELVGVPSSPGFAMGTVFPVANREFSVVDETLPESRLAAEEQMFLKAISKTSKEIAQIKEISETRAGIKDSLIFATHLMILQDPGLVNGVLDKIRKKHKNAKWAVHVVFNAYIEKFEKIDSPAMRDKAADLRDLYNRLMSAMDDSGPVLEDVSDEEGIVLVAHEFVPSFLMTLKPGQVNAIVMDTGGRTSHVAILSRALQIPAVSGLRNVAALVKSGDTIIVDGADGKVIINPNEEDIRKFHERQEMFERQRRELFTMRQLEPMTRDGKYIVLHANIEIPTEADKVTDFGATGIGLYRSEFLFFKKDTPTEKEQESAYRHILEKMDPYPVVIRTLDAGGDKLVSGVSAVNESNPFMGWRSIRVCLDREDIFITQLRALLLANTKGNLRILLPMISSMTELRRAKACIAKARKQLEDEGHKLPVVKIGSMIEVPAAVMIVDKLAKEVDFFSLGTNDLIQFTLAVDRTNELITNMFQPHHPSVLSMIYQTVVAAHREGIPVAVCGEMCTDPMSVLLLVGLGVDELSMTPWSVMTTKKIIRSINFEDVRETALTVLQMDDAESVNEFLHKKYAQTIMELGISGFVGQVEK, from the coding sequence ATGACCACTTCAACGAAGAACCCTGCTGATTTTGTGGCAAAAGCTCCCGATGAGTCTTCCCGGAAATCTCCGAGGACCGAACTTGTCGGTGTGCCGTCTTCCCCAGGCTTTGCTATGGGGACGGTGTTCCCTGTTGCAAACCGTGAATTTTCTGTAGTAGATGAAACGCTTCCGGAGAGCCGTCTTGCTGCGGAAGAACAAATGTTTTTGAAGGCGATCAGTAAGACCTCCAAAGAAATTGCTCAGATTAAGGAAATTTCAGAGACTAGAGCAGGCATCAAGGACAGCCTGATCTTTGCGACCCACTTGATGATTTTGCAGGATCCGGGACTTGTTAACGGCGTCCTCGACAAGATCAGAAAAAAGCACAAGAATGCGAAGTGGGCGGTGCATGTCGTGTTTAACGCATACATCGAAAAGTTTGAAAAAATTGACTCGCCCGCTATGCGCGATAAGGCGGCAGACCTTAGGGACCTGTATAACCGCCTGATGTCTGCAATGGACGACTCCGGACCTGTATTGGAGGACGTGTCTGACGAAGAAGGCATTGTCCTTGTGGCTCATGAGTTTGTTCCAAGCTTCCTGATGACTCTCAAGCCTGGACAAGTTAACGCCATCGTGATGGATACGGGTGGCCGCACGAGCCATGTTGCGATCTTGTCTAGAGCGCTTCAGATTCCTGCTGTGTCCGGCCTTAGGAACGTTGCAGCCCTTGTGAAAAGCGGCGATACGATTATCGTCGATGGTGCTGATGGTAAAGTTATCATCAACCCGAACGAAGAGGATATCCGCAAGTTCCATGAACGCCAGGAAATGTTCGAACGCCAGCGCCGTGAACTTTTTACGATGCGCCAGCTGGAACCGATGACTCGCGATGGCAAGTACATTGTGTTGCATGCGAATATCGAAATTCCGACGGAAGCAGATAAGGTAACGGACTTTGGCGCTACGGGTATTGGCCTTTACCGTTCGGAATTCCTGTTCTTTAAAAAGGATACTCCGACTGAAAAGGAACAGGAAAGCGCTTACAGGCATATTCTTGAAAAAATGGATCCGTATCCGGTCGTGATTCGTACGCTTGATGCGGGTGGCGACAAGCTTGTTTCGGGAGTTTCTGCGGTGAACGAATCAAACCCGTTTATGGGTTGGCGTTCGATTCGCGTGTGCCTTGACCGTGAAGACATCTTCATTACGCAGCTGCGCGCTCTTTTGCTTGCCAATACTAAAGGCAACTTGCGTATCCTTTTGCCGATGATTTCGAGCATGACGGAACTTAGACGCGCAAAGGCGTGCATTGCCAAGGCTCGTAAACAGCTTGAGGATGAAGGCCATAAACTCCCTGTCGTGAAAATTGGTTCGATGATCGAAGTCCCTGCGGCTGTGATGATTGTGGACAAGCTTGCTAAGGAAGTGGACTTCTTTAGCTTGGGTACAAATGACTTGATCCAGTTCACGCTTGCTGTTGACCGTACGAACGAACTTATTACGAATATGTTCCAGCCGCATCATCCGTCTGTGCTGAGCATGATTTACCAGACTGTGGTGGCTGCGCATCGCGAAGGAATTCCGGTTGCAGTCTGCGGTGAAATGTGTACAGACCCGATGAGTGTACTTTTGCTTGTCGGGCTTGGTGTCGATGAACTTTCGATGACTCCGTGGAGCGTCATGACCACGAAGAAGATTATTCGTTCCATCAACTTTGAAGATGTTCGTGAAACGGCGTTGACGGTCCTGCAAATGGATGATGCCGAGAGCGTAAATGAGTTTTTGCATAAAAAGTATGCACAAACGATCATGGAACTCGGTATATCTGGTTTTGTGGGACAGGTTGAAAAATAA